One part of the Aspergillus fumigatus Af293 chromosome 7, whole genome shotgun sequence genome encodes these proteins:
- a CDS encoding nitronate monooxygenase, translating to MLNAIRDLDTTRSFDIMSSRTILKSTYPWTKSPLLASAPMLNIAGPQLAVSVSSAGGLGFLAAGFDVSSLDHNLEVTARLMKQSGGMAQQVYEETGMLPIGVGFINWGADLKVSLAAIQKYMPCAVWLFGPREQPDDLVPWVKEVRGVTSGRTKIWVQVGAVDEAIVVAEVLQPDALVVQGSDAGGHGLAHSASVLTLIPEVQDALRERDLTHIAIIAAGGIVDGRGLAAALALGAVGATMGTRFLASAEANIAHGYQKEILRASDGGLNTIRSTVYDRVRGIGGWPNRYDGRGIINQTYLDAVQQGMSDEENKSLYEEELKKGDAGWGPKGRLTTYAGTGVGLVREILPASRIVEDTLCEAGDAIRGIPLD from the coding sequence ATGCTCAACGCAATCCGAGATCTAGACACCACACGCAGTTTTGATATCATGTCGTCGAGAACTATATTGAAATCAACCTATCCTTGGACAAAGAGTCCCCTTCTGGCCTCGGCTCCAATGTTGAACATTGCCGGTCCCCAGCTGGCAGTATCTGTCTCCTCCGCCGGTGGACTTGGATTTCTTGCTGCAGGATTCGATGTTTCAAGCTTGGATCATAACCTGGAAGTTACCGCCCGTCTGATGAAGCAATCAGGCGGTATGGCACAGCAAGTATACGAGGAAACAGGCATGCTACCCATTGGGGTGGGCTTCATCAACTGGGGTGCCGATCTCAAAGTCTCTCTTGCCGCGATCCAGAAGTACATGCCATGCGCCGTGTGGCTATTTGGTCCAAGGGAACAACCAGATGACCTAGTGCCCTGGGTGAAGGAGGTGCGTGGCGTGACCTCTGGTCGGACCAAGATCTGGGTGCAAGTGGGTGCCGTGGATGAGGCGATTGTGGTTGCCGAAGTTCTTCAGCCGGACGCTTTGGTCGTCCAAGGTTCTGATGCGGGGGGCCATGGTCTAGCTCATTCGGCCTCAGTTTTGACTCTGATACCTGAGGTCCAAGATGCTTTACGGGAGCGAGACCTAACTCATATAGCCATCATAGCTGCAGGAGGAATAGTTGACGGAAGAGGACTGGCCGCGGCTTTGGCACTAGGGGCTGTCGGTGCTACCATGGGAACTCGCTTCCTGGCTTCTGCAGAAGCGAATATAGCTCACGGATATCAGAAGGAGATCCTAAGAGCATCTGATGGCGGTCTCAACACTATCAGGTCGACTGTATATGATCGAGTGAGGGGTATCGGGGGTTGGCCTAATCGATACGACGGGCGCGGTATTATCAACCAGACTTATCTCGATGCTGTGCAGCAAGGAATGAGTGATGAGGAGAACAAGAGTTTGTACGAAGAAGAGCTGAAGAAGGGCGATGCCGGCTGGGGACCCAAGGGGCGGCTTACAACATATGCTGGCACTGGTGTAGGCCTGGTGCGAGAAATCCTGCCTGCATCCAGAATCGTGGAGGACACATTGTGTGAAGCAGGAGATGCGATTCGGGGAATTCCACTAGATTGA
- the rad7 gene encoding uncharacterized protein: MMYQKSRPMPGQLENCELCNKRFTVTPYSKTGPNGGLLCAKCSKDVADDERKSKAKKRGPRSGRRQNQSNLLDGIVQQGALSLVEMCAKKVADNHNDIEEFGDLPSRLLRRLSQIFSKRRILTSRTLNLFLRPELNFIDIYDAAKLETDDFHKIFASMPALNSVNLRFAGQIKDRVFEYVIDRDLQIRQLQLDAANLVSDTYWRRLFQKLGSQLESLKLSNLDFSFDDETVETLCRNCTALKRLKLKQCWKIGSDSLRTISTLPTLEHLSLDTIQDLEIEPLLQMVNTLGPNLHTLSLEGFHNADDRLLDLIHDKCRLLSKLRFSDNALCSDRGFVNLFTNWANPPLRFVDLSSTRDVDNANPDGPVEAIGLASHGFIALMNHSGSTLQKLNISSCRHISRAAFEEVFQEEKTYPFLQELDVSFHTVMDDFLIRKIFQSCPAIKKVVAFACFNVRDVQVPVGVALVGGLTAQHSIVIEGPASG; encoded by the exons ATGATGTATCAAAAATCACGACCGATGCCAGGCCAACTTGAGAATTGTGAGTTGTGCAATAAGCGTTTCACGGTCACTCCATACAGCAAAACCGGCCCCAATGGAGGTCTCCTCTGCGCCAAATGTTCCAAAGATGTAGCAGACGATGAAAGAAAGTCAAAAGCTAAGAAGCGAGGGCCGAGAAGTGGTCGGCGGCAGAATCAAAGCAACTTGCTCGACGGAATCGTTCAGCAAGGTGCTCTCAGTTTGGTCGAGATGTGTGCAAAG AAAGTTGCTGATAACCACAACGACATCGAAGAATTTGGGGACTTACCGTCACGATTGCTTCGGCGCCTTAGCCAGATATTTTCCAAAAGGCGTATTCTTACATCAAGGACTTTGAACTTGTTCCTGCGACCTGAATTGAATTTCATTGATATCTACGATGCGGCTA AACTCGAAACGGACGACTTTCACAAAATATTCGCTAGTATGCCGGCCTTGAATAGTGTCAATCTCCGATTTGCGGGCCaaatcaaagacagagtctTTGAATACGTGATTGACCGGGATCTCCAAATCAGGCAACTGCAATTAGATGCCGCTAACCTTGTCTCTGATACTTATTGGCGGCGGCTCTTCCAGAAATTGGGATCTCAGCTCGAAAGCCTGAAACTGTCGAATCTCGACTTTTCCTTTGATGACGAAACCGTGGAAACACTATGTAGAAACTGTACAGCCCTCAAAAGACTAAAGCTCAAGCAGTGCTGGAAGATTGGTAGCGATTCTCTACGGACAATTTCAACTTTACCAACGCTTGAGCACTTGTCTCTTGATACTATCCAAGATTTGGAGATTGAACCCTTATTACAGATGGTGAATACTCTTGGCCCGAATCTACACACACTATCCCTGGAGGGCTTCCACAACGCTGATGATCGGCTTTTGGATCTTATTCATGACAAATGTCGGTTGCTCTCAAAACTTCGTTTTTCAGACAATGCTCTGTGCAGCGATAGAGGATTTGTCAACCTGTTCACGAATTGGGCCAATCCTCCCTTAAGATTCGTGGATTTGTCTTCTACACGAGACGTGGATAATGCTAACCCTGATGGTCCTGTCGAGGCAATTGGACTCGCATCTCACGGGTTCATTGCGCTCATGAACCACTCGGGCTCAACCCTTCAGAAACTGAATATCTCGTCGTGCCGTCACATATCGCGTGCTGCTTTCGAAGAGGTgtttcaagaagaaaagacatACCCATTCCTGCAGGAACTGGACGTGTCCTTCCATACGGTCATGGATGATTTCCTCATACGTAAAATATTCCAATCCTGTCCAGCGATCAAGAAAGTTGTTGCTTTTGCATGCTTCAATGTGCGCGATGTCCAGGTTCCAGTTGGCGTTGCATTGGTTGGAGGCTTGACGGCCCAGCACTCCATTGTCATCGAGGGCCCAGCGTCTGGTTAA
- a CDS encoding transposase, with the protein MPKSIKFNESDLLKACEAAQAQNKPNISKIAREYGVPYSTLRDCIKKGRQARTARKPVNKALDGYQEEALIQWIVWMRDHNIPVTPKLLEEFANQSLQRAGEARQVSRVWAYRFEKRLPEHLKLGPVKQKTKESKCIKAEDAGLLANWYNQLANVVKDTPPRLVYNFDECGFRPGEGKARNVIGLKGSCLDLAESEKGENITTIECNGIFMECWFNESEALPPNTTIATQANGWISDELAHQWPQSFIKATNERTKRGEKRILIFDGHGSHLTVDFLQTCEDNGVIPFGFLPHTTHLCQPLDGKPFLSYKQHFRRINNELSYWAGEPVGKSEFLRVIGPVREKAFNQRIIREAFKDRGIWPVDGSKIVDNLAIQAWEQIPDVYAPDLDACLRGTPSPPPISSSSVDITPLRTIQALKKNQAKLSKHKDLLTPKLQRNLERIFEYNQIAAEHLAIANETINRIRAA; encoded by the exons atgcctaaatctattaaatttaatgaatctgacctccttaaggcctgcgaagccgctcaggcccaaaataaaccgaatatctccaagattgcgcgtgaatatggcgTTCCTTATTCAACACTACGTGATTGCATCAAAAAGGGCAGACAGGCTCGTACAGCTCGGAAACCAGTGAATAAAGCACTTGATGGgtaccaggaggaagccttaatacagtggatagtctggatGCGAGATCATAACATACCAGTGAcacctaagctactagaagagtttgcaaatcagtcacttcaacgcgctggtgaagctagacaggttagtagggtatgggcatatcgctttgaaaAACGACTCCCAGAACACCTCAAACTGGGCCCTGTGAAGCAAAAGACGAAGGAATCAAAGTgtatcaaggctgaggatgctggtttacTAGCgaattggtataatcagcttgccaaTGTGGTTAAAGATACACCACCACgattggtatacaactttgatgaatgtggcttccgacctggcgaaggcaaggcaaggaaTGTGATTGGATTAAAaggttcttgccttgatcttgctgaatctgagaagggtgagaataTAACAACTATTGAAT gcaacgggatcttcatggaatgTTGGTTTaacgagagcgaggcccTACCACCAAATACAACGATAGCTACGCaagccaatggctggatatcagatgaactagcccatcaatggcctcaaagctttatcaaggcaacaaatgagcgtacaaagagaggagagaaacgaatacttatatttgatggtcatGGCTCCCATcttactgttgatttcttacagacatgcgaagataatggggttattccctttggattccttcctcatacaacacacctttgccagccactggatggcaagccattcttgagctataagcaacacttccgACGTataaataatgagctatcttactgggctggtgagccagtagggaagtcagaattcttacggGTGATTGGACCTGTACGGGAGAAAGCCTTCAACCAACGAAttatccgtgaggccttcaaagatcgtggtaTCTGGCCTGTTGATGGTAGTAAGAtagtcgacaatcttgctATCCAGGCATGGGAACAAATTCCAGAtgtctacgcgcctgatcttgatgcatgCCTTAGAGGgacaccctctccaccacctatctcctcatctagtgtggatatcacccctctaaggacgattcaggcccttaagaagaatcaggcaaagctatctaagcataaagatctgcttacaccaaagctacagcggaatcttgaacggatatttgaatataatcaaattgctgctgagcatctggctatagCGAATGAAACAATCAATCGAATCAGGGCTGCGTAA
- a CDS encoding C2 domain protein — MDDETEPPQARPQHALDKYIPKFVDKTEKLHARAVGMKVASNGEHKPAGGFDSTPIPHAPPGYSLKFTFHRGINLPCADFGTFSSDPYVRAQLVVDLPQRHKQDPIVTFRTPTVRKNRDPVWDSEWIVANVPASGFELKCHVYDEDAADHDDKLGIAYVEVGRIDDNWSGFKEQSFRVKKRLGSKRVYLFGNIAAFASGRLDLGSHLVISVECLGKTPGEEGGQMYTVGPNYWFKHFSPLIGRLTGTKDEVQSSDGKKAVSRYNLRGRILNRALHHQHERIYNFDRTTLYGKFEAPCVELTQKFLEFVHHAQGGRIFTYVLTLDGQFRFTETGKEFGIDLLSKHTMHSNVSIYIAYSGEFFVRRLKHRHRHHSSCAEPSATEISTQGPQAEATTEVSTNPGDYELFIDNDSGTYRPNGKYLPLLKGFLSRTFVGLHITTLDCQEDAERMTELKNEQREFKKKETGQMTFLQQRSSSSLSISSSDEEELVERSGASSKKRGDFARRVHDMRDVKGQVMKWVEGDAHKNTTGNYNGHSSSSHQPSDARQ, encoded by the exons ATGGACGATGAAACAGAGCCGCCACAAGCACGTCCACAACATGCGCTGGACAAGTATATCCCAAAATTTGTCGATAAAACGGAAAAACTCCATGCTCGAGCTGTCGGAATGAAGGTTGCAAGCAATGGCGAGCACAAGCCCGCCGGGGGGTTCGACAGTACTCCAATTCCTCATGCCCCCCCTGGTTACAGCCTGAAGTTCACGTTTCATCGCGGAATCAACCTTCCATGTGCGGACTTCGGCACGTTCTCGTCTGATCCTTACGTGAGAGCTCAGTTGGTTGTCGACCTACCCCAGCGGCATAAACAGGACCCCATTGTAACCTTTAGGACGCCAACAGTACGCAAGAACAGAGACCCAGTATGGGACAGCGAGTGGATTGTTGCGAATGTTCCTGCATCCGGTTTCGAGCTCAAGTGCCATGTCTACGATGAGGACGCTGCCGACCATGATGATAAGTTGGGTATCGCATACGTCGAGGTCGGCCGTATCGATGACAACTGGTCCGGTTTTAAGGAGCAATCATTTCGTGTCAAGAAACGACTCGGCAGCAAACGGGTCTACCTGTTTGGCAATATCGCCGCCTTCGCGTCGGGACGTCTTGACCTTGGCTCACATCTTGTCATCAGTGTGGAGTGTTTGGGTAAGACACCTGGTGAGGAGGGTGGACAGATGTACACCGTCGGGCCCAACTACTGGTTTAAACACTTTTCCCCCTTGATCGGGCGCCTGACAGGGACGAAAGACGAAGTGCAGAGCTCAGATGGCAAGAAGGCAGTCAGCCGTTACAA TCTCAGAGGCCGTATCCTCAATCGCGctctccatcatcagcatgaGAGAATCTACAATTTTGATCGGACAACTCTTTATGGTAAATTCGAAGCGCCGTGTGTCGAACTCACTCAGAAATTCCTTGAGTTTGTCCACCATGCTCAGGGCGGCCGCATATTCACTTATGTCCTCACACTTGACGGACAGTTCCGATTTACCGAGACGGGCAAGGAATTTGGAATTGACTTGCTAAGCAAACATACCATGCACAGCAATGTCTCCATTTACATCGCGTATTCGGGAGAGTTCTTCGTTCGTCGACTGAAACAccgccatcgtcatcattcTTCCTGTGCAGAACCATCAGCGACTGAGATTTCAACCCAAGGGCCTCAGGCTGAGGCTACTACAGAGGTATCAACAAACCCTGGCGATTATGAGCTTTTCATCGACAATGACAGCGGTACTTATCGTCCCAATGGCAAATATCTTCCACTGCTCAAGGGTTTCCTCTCTAGGACCTTCGTTGGCCTACATATTACCACATTGGACTGCCAGGAAGATGCTGAGCGAATGACGGAGCTGAAAAATGAACAAAGAGAATTtaagaagaaagagacggGCCAAATGACATTCCTTCAACAACGCAGCAGTTCATCGCTGTCGATCTCAAGttcagatgaagaggagcTTGTGGAACGCAGCGGCGCCTCGTCCAAGAAACGAGGAGACTTTGCCCGGAGAGTGCATGACATGCGCGACGTCAAAGGCCAGGTCATGAAATGGGTGGAAGGGGATGCACACAAGAACACTACAGGAAACTACAACGGCCATAGCAGCTCATCACATCAGCCATCTGATGCCCGACAATGA
- a CDS encoding DNA repair protein RAD16, giving the protein MGRRASTAKGTMPSGVPQDKQSLLPRRTSLRLAQSNPRSTADRPSDHGANQRNEEIDQSCVSTSVEVAIPLKQSPPCASSSSSSDDTFGEGRNDYDTPATSIVMTPAESDVNKPRRRVNASTRARELRSRTTPLSSMQRGLKRNAAALSPDDSTLGASDEAFAEALQMQEYQESFSKRRKIAVSASRDTPEIEKSTEDDDILEHIDSDGFEDAEDEEDLEPWQPKRSIRTSRRSTTQQTVPDSEASDLSDDEAGDGNYQTESEAEGPPSSSSEEEPLIAERARNSGRSNASSGSRARRQALRNQRRTLIPSWMSQRAYRERRKLEKQHPLITKMWDDLKNTPPITPVLAEQPPGISRTLKSYQLEGLNWMLQQEKSQYKGGLLGDEMGMGKTIQAVSLLMSDYPVGKPSLVVVPPVALMQWQSEIKEYTNGQLNVLVYHNSNAKVKHLTKQDLESYDVIMISYSGLESIHRKEWKGWNRNDGIVKEDSIIHAIDYHRLILDEAHSIKQRTTSVARACFALKASYKWCLSGTPVQNRIGEFFSLLRFLEVRPFACYFCKQCKCQQLHWSQDADKRCGNCKHSGFSHVSVFNQEILNPITERDNPEARKEALAKLRLITDRIMLRRVKRDHTASMELPPKRVVLHNEFFGEIERDFSRSIMTNSTRQFDTYVSRGVMLNNYANIFGLIMQMRQVANHPDLILKKHAAGGQNVLVCSICDEPAEEAIRSRCHHEFCRRCAKDYIQSFEADSVVDCPRCHIPLSIDFEQPDIEQDADHIKKNSIINRIRMEDWTSSTKIEMLVYELYKLRSQKQTHKSIVFSQFTSMLQLVEWRLRRAGFNTVMLDGTMTPAQRQRSIDYFMNNVDVEVFLVSLKAGGVALNLTEASRVFIVDPWWNPAAEWQSADRCHRIGQRRPCVITRLCIEDSVESRIVLLQEKKANLINGTLNKDQGEALEKLTPEDMQFLFRGS; this is encoded by the exons ATGGGGAGAAGGGCTTCCACAGCGAAAGGAACAATGCCATCTGGTG TGCCTCAGGACAAGCAATCATTGTTGCCGAGACGCACCTCCCTGCGATTAGCACAGTCGAACCCCAGATCCACCGCCGACCGTCCGAGTGACCACGGGGCTAATCAGAGAAATGAAGAGATTGATCAGAGCTGTGTCTCTACTTCAGTCGAGGTTGCTATACCCTTGAAGCAGTCACCTCCgtgcgcttcttcttcctcttcctcggatGACACGTTTGGGGAAGGAAGAAACGACTATGATACTCCTGCAACTAGCATTGTTATGACTCCTGCAGAGTCCGATGTGAATAAGCCCAGGAGGAGAGTTAATGCTTCTACGCGAGCTCGGGAACTTCGCTCAAGAACAACGCCCCTCAGTAGCATGCAAAGAGGGCTTAAGCGGAACGCCGCAGCACTCTCCCCGGATGACTCGACTCTGGGTGCCTCAGACGAGGCTTTCGCTGAGGCTCTGCAAATGCAAGAATATCAGGAATCCTTTTCCAAGCGTCGGAAGATTGCCGTGAGCGCCAGTCGTGACACCCCAGAGATCGAAAAATCtaccgaggatgatgacatccTGGAGCACATCGATTCTGACGGCTTcgaggatgctgaggatgaagaggacctTGAGCCTTGGCAGCCAAAGCGCAGTATTAGGACTTCTCGGCGGTCGACAACGCAGCAAACCGTTCCGGATAGCGAAGCTTCTGACTtaagtgatgatgaagcaggGGATGGAAACTATCAAACTGAATCGGAAGCAGAGGGCCCCCCATCGTCTAGTAGTGAGGAGGAGCCTTTGATTGCCGAAAGGGCGAGGAACTCCGGCAGATCAAATGCCAGTTCAGGCTCACGAGCGCGGAGGCAAGCGTTAAGGAACCAACGACGCACTCTTATTCCATCTTGGATGAGTCAACGA GCTTACAGGGAGCGACGCAAACTTGAAAAGCAACATCCTCTCATCACAAAAATGTGGGACGACTTGAAGAACACGCCCCCTATTACACCGGTACTAGCAGAACAGCCTCCGGGCATTTCGAGAACGCTGAAGTCGTACCAGCTCGAGGGCTTGAACTGGATGTTGCAGCAAGAGAAAAGCCAATATAAAGGTGGTTTGCTGGGTGACGAGATGGGCATGGGCAAGACTATCCAGGCGGTCTCCCTTCTCATGTCTGATTATCCTGTCGGCAAACCATCGCTTGTTGTGGTGCCACCTGTTGCTTTAATGCAATGGCAGTCTGAAATCAAA GAATACACGAATGGCCAGTTGAACGTTCTTGTGTACCACAACTCCAATGCCAAGGTCAAACACTTAACAAAGCAAGACCTTGAATCTTATGATGTGATCATGATCTCTT ATTCCGGCCTCGAATCCATTCATCGGAAGGAGTGGAAAGGATGGAACCGCAACGACGGAATCGTGAAAGAAGATA GTATCATTCATGCCATTGACTACCACCGCCTTATCCTCGATGAAGCGCATAGCATCAAG CAACGGACTACAAGTGTTGCACGTGCATGTTTTGCCCTTAAAGCCTCTTATAAGTGGTGTCTTTCTGGCACTCCTGTTCAGAATCGGATCGGCGAATTCTTCTcccttcttcgcttcctcgaAGTACGCCCATTTGCGTGCTACTTCTGCAAACAGTGCAAATGTCAGCAACTTCATTGGTCCCAGGATGCGGATAAACGTTGTGGCAATTGCAAGCACAGTGGGTTCAGCCATGTATCAGTCTTCAATCAGGAGATCCTGAATCCCATTACCGAACGAGACAATCCAGAAGCCCGCAAGGAGGCCCTGGCCAAACTTCGCTTGATAACTGATAGGATCATGCTGCGTCGAGTCAAGCGCGATCACACCGCTTCAATGGAGCTTCCTCCGAAACGCGTTGTTCTGCATAACGAGTTTTTCGGAGAAATCGAACGTGATTTTTCCAGGAGCATCATGACGAATTCTACCCGGCAGTTCGATACATACGTTAGCCGAGGCGTGATGTTGAACAACTACGCCAACATCTTCGGTCTGATCATGCAGATGCGGCAGGTTGCGAATCATCCAGAcctgatcttgaagaagcatgCCGCCGGTGGACAGAACGTCCTGGTATGCAGTATCTGTGATGAGCCTGCGGAAGAGGCTATTCGGTCTCGTTGTCATCATGAGTTTTGTCGTCGTTGTGCCAAAGATTACATCCAGTCTTTCGAAGCAGACAGCGTCGTTGATTGTCCTCGCTGTCACATCCCCCTCTCTATTGATTTCGAGCAGCCAGATATTGAGCAGGATGCGGATCACATCAAAAAGAACTCCATCATAAATCGCATCCGAATGGAGGACTGgacttcgtcgacgaagATCGAGATGCTTGTTTACGAGCTGTACAAATTGAGGAGCCAGAAGCAGACTCACAAGTCCATCGTTTTCTCGCAATTTACCTCTATGCTTCAGCTTGTTGAATGGCGTCTTCGTCGGGCTGGTTTCAACACCGTCATGCTGGATGGGACGATGACACCTGCACAGCGTCAGAGATCAATTGATTATTTCATGAATAACGTTGATGTAGAGGTTTTCCTTGTGTCTTTGAAAGCAGGGGGTGTGGCCTTGAACTTGACCGAGGCCTCAAGAGTTTTCATCGTCGACCC GTGGTGGAATCCAGCTGCTGAATGGCAAAGCGCAGACCGATGCCATCGTATTGGTCAACGACGGCCCTGTGTCATCACCCGGCTCTGCATTGAGGATTCTGTAGAATCGCGAATTGTTCTgctgcaagagaagaaggcaAATCTCATCAACGGCACGTTAAACAAAGATCAAGGGGAGGCGCTGGAAAAGCTCACCCCGGAAGATATGCAGTTCTTGTTCCGCGGATCGTGA